One part of the Mycobacterium marinum genome encodes these proteins:
- a CDS encoding NAD(P)/FAD-dependent oxidoreductase, protein MTTYDTDVLVVGGGPGGLATALNARKRGLSVIVADPRESPIDKACGEGLMPGGLAELKSLDVDPAGVPFQGIAYVSQQRRAEARFRTGPGRGVRRTTLHATLAARAKEQDAEWIRTRVTDVVQDAHGVTAAGVRAKWLVAADGLHSAVRRAVGITATAGTPRRYGVRRHYRVPAWSEFVEVHWSPWGEAYVTPVEPDLVGVAILSRQRPEIDWFPWLAQQLRGASPGAARGCGPLRQVVSRRVAGRVLLVGDAAGYEDALTGEGISLAVKQAAAAVRAIADNDPASYEAAWHRVTRSYRWLTRGLVLASAPRPARRAIVPACALLPPVFRYGVNILAS, encoded by the coding sequence ATGACGACCTACGACACCGACGTGCTGGTCGTCGGCGGTGGCCCCGGCGGACTCGCCACCGCATTGAACGCACGAAAACGGGGGCTCTCGGTCATCGTCGCAGACCCGCGGGAGAGCCCGATCGACAAGGCGTGCGGCGAGGGACTGATGCCGGGTGGTCTAGCGGAGCTGAAGTCCCTCGATGTGGACCCGGCCGGCGTCCCGTTCCAGGGCATCGCGTACGTAAGCCAGCAGCGCCGGGCCGAGGCGCGGTTTCGCACCGGGCCGGGCCGGGGCGTGCGCCGCACCACATTGCACGCAACGCTGGCGGCCCGCGCCAAAGAGCAAGATGCGGAATGGATCAGAACGCGGGTAACCGATGTCGTCCAAGACGCGCACGGCGTGACCGCTGCGGGTGTGCGCGCCAAATGGTTGGTGGCAGCCGACGGCCTGCATTCCGCGGTACGACGCGCGGTCGGAATAACGGCGACGGCCGGTACTCCACGCCGCTACGGCGTGCGCCGGCACTACCGCGTGCCGGCTTGGTCGGAGTTCGTCGAAGTGCACTGGTCCCCGTGGGGCGAGGCGTACGTCACCCCGGTAGAACCGGATCTGGTCGGGGTGGCGATCCTGTCCCGTCAGCGACCTGAAATCGATTGGTTCCCATGGCTTGCGCAGCAGCTGCGGGGCGCCAGTCCCGGGGCCGCGCGGGGCTGCGGCCCGCTGCGACAAGTGGTCTCGCGCCGCGTCGCCGGACGCGTGCTGCTGGTCGGCGATGCGGCCGGTTACGAAGACGCGCTGACCGGTGAGGGTATCAGCCTGGCTGTCAAGCAAGCGGCCGCCGCGGTGCGTGCCATCGCCGATAACGACCCGGCGTCGTATGAGGCTGCGTGGCATCGGGTTACGCGCAGTTACCGCTGGCTCACGCGCGGGCTGGTGTTGGCCAGTGCGCCACGCCCGGCGCGCCGTGCCATCGTGCCGGCATGCGCACTGTTACCCCCGGTGTTCCGGTATGGGGTAAACATCCTGGCAAGCTGA
- a CDS encoding type III polyketide synthase, which yields MNRSGSDTVTDHMNTFTGGRSSCFNLHRPAGTQTSKTDPHVAGVAVKFPPNRYHQAEAIGALTEFAGPEFRRFALSSGVEARHTALPLERYAELNGFTEANDAFVDVALDLGEQALRAALDEAKVRPSEVDVIFSTTVTGLAVPTLEARLAHRVGLREDVKRIPLFGLGCVAGAAGVARMHDYLRGFPDQVGALLAVELCSLTIQRHDNSVANLVASSLFGDAAAAVVTKGAHRVPGAGAASNGYAGPRVLATRSRIYPNTENVMGWKIGTSGFQIVLSVDVATVTEKYLGEDVRSFLADHGLTPEDVTTWVCHPGGPRVIEAVETVLGLPEDALAHTRNSLRNNGNLSSVSILDVLRANLADPPPPGSIGLMIAMGPAFCSELVLLTW from the coding sequence CTGAACCGATCCGGAAGCGACACCGTGACTGACCACATGAACACATTCACCGGGGGTAGATCATCGTGCTTCAACTTGCACCGGCCAGCGGGCACGCAGACCTCGAAGACAGATCCGCATGTGGCGGGGGTGGCCGTGAAGTTCCCGCCGAACCGCTACCACCAGGCCGAGGCGATCGGGGCGCTCACCGAGTTCGCCGGTCCGGAGTTTCGCCGGTTCGCGCTCAGCAGCGGGGTTGAAGCCCGCCACACCGCATTGCCGCTGGAACGCTATGCCGAGCTCAACGGTTTTACCGAGGCCAACGACGCCTTCGTCGACGTCGCTCTCGACTTGGGCGAGCAGGCCCTGCGGGCGGCGCTGGACGAAGCAAAGGTCAGGCCCTCCGAAGTCGATGTCATTTTCTCCACCACCGTCACTGGTCTTGCCGTACCCACCCTGGAGGCGCGACTGGCTCACCGAGTGGGGTTGCGCGAAGACGTCAAACGCATCCCGTTGTTCGGTCTGGGCTGTGTGGCCGGGGCCGCCGGGGTGGCCCGCATGCATGACTACCTGCGCGGATTCCCCGATCAGGTGGGCGCTCTGCTCGCGGTGGAACTCTGTTCATTGACGATTCAGCGCCACGACAACTCGGTGGCAAATCTGGTTGCCTCCAGCCTGTTCGGCGACGCCGCCGCGGCCGTGGTCACCAAGGGGGCGCACCGAGTTCCCGGGGCCGGTGCGGCGTCAAACGGATATGCCGGCCCTCGAGTGCTGGCCACCCGCAGCCGGATCTACCCCAACACCGAGAACGTCATGGGCTGGAAGATCGGCACCAGCGGCTTTCAAATCGTTTTGTCGGTCGACGTCGCCACTGTCACCGAGAAGTACCTGGGCGAGGACGTCCGCAGTTTCCTGGCCGACCACGGGTTGACCCCCGAGGATGTGACGACGTGGGTCTGCCATCCTGGCGGGCCCCGCGTGATCGAGGCCGTTGAGACCGTACTGGGGCTACCCGAGGATGCCCTCGCTCACACACGAAACTCGCTACGCAACAACGGAAATCTTTCTTCGGTGTCCATTTTGGATGTATTGCGGGCCAACCTGGCCGACCCGCCGCCGCCCGGTTCGATCGGACTGATGATCGCGATGGGCCCCGCGTTCTGTTCTGAACTAGTGTTGCTGACGTGGTAA
- a CDS encoding isoprenylcysteine carboxyl methyltransferase family protein yields the protein MVSPYYLLILAIVVERVAELVIAQRNARWSFARGGKEFGQPHYVVMVVLHSLLLVGCVIEPWALHRPFIPWLGWPMVAVLVLSQGLRWWCVTSLGRRWNTRVIVLPDEPLVQKGPYRFLRHPNYVAVVAEGFALPLVHTAWVTALSFTVANAILLTVRLRVENSVLGYS from the coding sequence GTGGTAAGTCCGTATTACCTGCTGATTCTGGCGATCGTCGTCGAACGCGTGGCCGAGCTGGTGATAGCCCAGCGCAATGCGCGGTGGTCTTTCGCGCGGGGCGGCAAGGAGTTTGGCCAACCGCACTACGTGGTGATGGTTGTCTTGCACTCGCTGCTGCTGGTGGGCTGCGTCATCGAACCCTGGGCCCTGCATCGGCCGTTCATCCCATGGCTCGGCTGGCCGATGGTGGCCGTGCTGGTGCTCAGCCAGGGTCTGCGCTGGTGGTGTGTGACGTCGCTGGGGCGACGCTGGAACACCCGGGTGATCGTGCTGCCCGACGAACCGCTGGTGCAAAAAGGGCCCTACCGGTTCCTGCGCCACCCGAACTATGTTGCAGTGGTGGCCGAAGGGTTTGCCCTGCCGCTGGTGCACACCGCGTGGGTGACCGCGCTGAGCTTCACCGTGGCCAACGCCATCTTGCTGACCGTGCGGTTGCGGGTGGAGAACTCCGTGCTGGGCTACTCATGA